Proteins encoded in a region of the Scrofimicrobium sp. R131 genome:
- a CDS encoding DUF501 domain-containing protein, translating to MDFSLLGPTAGPATDEDLTTLEHQLGRVPRGVVGVAARCVCGRPLVVITKPRLDDGTPFPTTFYLTSPELTKACSRMEADLEMDEFNDRLAEDHSFQATYRRAHEDYLQRRAVLGEVAEISGISAGGMPMRVKCLHAVVGHSLAAGPGVNPIGDEALERISARGWWSAETCTCH from the coding sequence ATGGATTTTTCTCTGCTCGGACCGACGGCGGGACCCGCAACTGACGAAGATCTGACCACTCTTGAGCACCAGTTAGGGCGTGTGCCCCGCGGAGTGGTTGGGGTGGCTGCTCGGTGTGTGTGCGGCCGGCCGCTCGTTGTCATCACCAAGCCTCGCCTAGACGACGGCACCCCGTTCCCCACCACTTTCTACTTGACTTCCCCGGAGCTGACGAAGGCCTGCTCGCGGATGGAAGCGGACCTGGAAATGGACGAGTTCAATGATCGCTTGGCGGAGGACCACTCATTCCAGGCCACCTACCGCAGGGCCCACGAAGATTACTTGCAGCGCCGAGCGGTTCTGGGCGAGGTGGCAGAAATATCTGGGATCTCTGCCGGCGGAATGCCGATGCGTGTGAAATGTCTCCACGCGGTGGTCGGGCATTCGTTGGCGGCGGGACCCGGAGTCAATCCGATTGGTGATGAAGCGCTGGAGCGAATTTCTGCCCGCGGATGGTGGTCAGCTGAGACCTGCACTTGCCACTAG
- a CDS encoding Ppx/GppA phosphatase family protein, whose product MTRVAAFDCGTNSLRLLIADLNPGGPDPLVDVSREMRIVRLGEHVDETGRLSSAAIERTLAAVDEYRELIDRFGAERLRFVATSAMRDAANGNELVEAVRARLGVTPEVIPGNEEAALSFAGATATLGGYPNTPILLVDIGGGSTEFVLGDDWVQASLSVNMGSVRVTERFDTQPENLAGIAAATQWVDQQLDLVEEEIDFGLIRSVVGVAGTVTTLAGQALDVPEYSPNVTHGAFLSWEQWGAAARFMIEEPVETKAALPFMPTGREDVIGAGALIWQQILRRVRRRTEDLGLDLGGAYCSEHDILDGIALSLAD is encoded by the coding sequence GTGACTCGAGTAGCTGCTTTTGACTGTGGAACCAATTCTCTCCGTCTGCTGATCGCAGACCTGAACCCCGGTGGCCCCGACCCGCTGGTCGACGTGTCCCGGGAGATGCGAATTGTGCGCCTGGGAGAGCATGTTGATGAGACTGGGCGGCTCAGCAGTGCAGCCATCGAACGCACTTTGGCTGCCGTGGACGAGTACCGCGAGCTGATTGACCGGTTCGGGGCCGAACGCCTTCGATTTGTGGCCACCTCAGCCATGCGCGATGCTGCCAACGGAAATGAGTTGGTGGAGGCGGTCCGCGCCCGGTTGGGGGTGACTCCCGAGGTGATCCCCGGCAATGAGGAAGCGGCGCTCTCCTTTGCCGGGGCCACCGCAACCTTGGGTGGGTACCCGAACACGCCTATTCTCCTCGTCGATATTGGCGGGGGTTCCACCGAGTTCGTCCTGGGGGACGATTGGGTGCAGGCATCCCTCTCGGTCAACATGGGATCCGTGCGCGTGACCGAGCGGTTCGACACTCAACCGGAGAATCTGGCCGGGATTGCGGCGGCCACCCAATGGGTGGACCAACAGCTCGACCTGGTCGAGGAGGAGATCGATTTTGGGCTGATCCGCTCGGTGGTTGGAGTGGCTGGGACGGTCACCACCCTGGCTGGGCAGGCGCTGGACGTGCCGGAGTACTCCCCGAACGTCACCCACGGCGCCTTCCTGTCCTGGGAGCAGTGGGGCGCAGCTGCCCGGTTCATGATTGAGGAGCCGGTAGAGACGAAAGCGGCCCTGCCGTTCATGCCCACCGGGCGCGAAGACGTCATCGGTGCCGGTGCTCTCATCTGGCAACAGATTCTGCGTCGAGTCCGGCGCCGGACCGAAGACCTGGGTCTGGACCTCGGTGGTGCCTACTGCTCAGAGCACGACATTCTGGATGGGATTGCCCTCTCCCTAGCTGACTGA
- a CDS encoding DUF2975 domain-containing protein translates to MKARDVIVAQVSLALLAALSVCAQILLVAVAVQTGQDYPEVAHLVGPYSVAAVATVGSGQVLLVCLSRLLAEAAKGPIGRGQAQKWLKVAQVAVVVGVAIPLAVCVHLLFFVQLGGPAVVIGIPTSLIVGFAGVSCLAVLRKALGRMPNADWSH, encoded by the coding sequence ATGAAAGCAAGGGACGTGATTGTTGCTCAGGTGTCGCTGGCACTGCTGGCCGCCTTGAGCGTATGCGCGCAAATCCTGCTGGTTGCCGTCGCAGTGCAGACCGGACAGGACTATCCAGAAGTCGCTCACCTGGTAGGGCCATACTCGGTGGCCGCAGTGGCAACGGTTGGGAGCGGGCAGGTGCTGCTGGTCTGCCTCTCGCGGCTGCTGGCCGAGGCGGCCAAGGGACCGATTGGGCGCGGACAAGCACAGAAATGGTTGAAAGTAGCCCAGGTCGCAGTGGTAGTTGGCGTGGCTATTCCCCTCGCAGTCTGCGTCCACCTGCTGTTCTTCGTGCAGTTAGGTGGGCCAGCGGTGGTGATCGGCATTCCCACCAGTCTGATCGTTGGGTTTGCAGGGGTGTCTTGCCTGGCTGTGCTGCGCAAGGCGTTGGGGCGGATGCCCAATGCCGACTGGTCGCACTAG
- a CDS encoding BCCT family transporter, with translation MTSQPDHHEAHLPSEPSGSIAEPGSGSPRRPWKTRRRHRVPRAVVELLGADGTLHPALLPGIGVAETDRRFGVDWWVFGVAGAFIALFVTFGLSDSAALGELASRGVNWVSTHTGWLFSLLTVAVFAFMIVVGYSSKGRIRLGTDEERPEFSTFSWVAMLFSAGMGIGLLFFGPYEPLTFFLTPPPAFDVDPGTVDAMRAAMAQTLLHWGPLAWSYYALVGGAIAYSTYRRGRSAVISAIFDPIFSDRLKGPLGRVIDIFSILVTLFGTAVSLGIGALQIGRGLELVTGIGPVGNTLLISLMVLLTIAFIFSAVSGVKRGIRALSNINMFLALGLGLFVFLAGPTLFLLDFIPASLISFFTNLGPMLGVFSSADQTSAEFMSSWTTYYWAWWVSWTPFVGMFIAKISRGRTLREFVTVVIIIPSLVCLLWFGTLGGTSMWFESQGLEMSGAASSEDLLFQLLAKLPLPVVLSVIAMASLMIFFITSADSASIVMASIAEKGRPTPSRPTTVVWGVALSATAITLFLAGGADALSALQALVTISALPFAVILIGLMVAWWRDLSTDPLVLRREYATVAIDEGIRRGIRQHGDNFAFSAGPVAPADGAGSWLDSDDPALTQWYEDALVAADEATDDWSENPAQSGKPESQE, from the coding sequence ATGACTTCTCAGCCTGACCATCACGAAGCTCATCTCCCCTCCGAACCGTCCGGCAGCATCGCTGAACCCGGATCCGGCTCCCCCCGAAGACCGTGGAAAACCAGGCGCAGACATCGTGTTCCCCGCGCGGTAGTTGAGCTGCTCGGTGCCGACGGCACCCTGCACCCGGCGTTGCTACCCGGGATTGGCGTCGCGGAAACGGATCGCCGCTTTGGAGTCGACTGGTGGGTGTTTGGGGTGGCGGGCGCATTCATCGCCCTGTTCGTCACCTTCGGCCTCAGCGATTCAGCCGCCCTTGGGGAACTGGCCAGCCGCGGGGTCAACTGGGTGTCGACTCACACCGGCTGGCTGTTCTCCCTCCTAACCGTCGCCGTGTTCGCGTTTATGATCGTGGTCGGCTACTCCTCCAAAGGGCGGATCCGCCTCGGAACCGATGAGGAGCGCCCGGAGTTCTCCACGTTCTCCTGGGTGGCCATGCTGTTTTCCGCCGGGATGGGGATCGGCCTGCTGTTCTTCGGGCCCTACGAGCCACTGACCTTCTTCCTCACCCCACCGCCGGCGTTCGACGTCGACCCCGGTACGGTCGACGCGATGCGCGCCGCCATGGCGCAGACACTGCTGCACTGGGGGCCGCTGGCTTGGTCCTACTATGCGCTGGTCGGAGGGGCGATCGCCTATTCAACCTACCGACGGGGCCGGTCGGCCGTCATCTCAGCCATCTTCGACCCGATCTTCTCGGACCGGCTGAAAGGCCCCCTCGGGCGCGTGATCGACATCTTCTCCATCCTGGTCACCCTGTTTGGCACGGCCGTCTCGTTGGGGATCGGCGCCCTGCAAATTGGCCGCGGCTTGGAGTTGGTCACGGGGATTGGGCCGGTGGGGAACACCTTGCTGATCTCCCTGATGGTGCTGTTGACCATTGCGTTCATTTTTTCGGCCGTCTCCGGCGTCAAACGCGGCATTCGCGCGCTCTCAAACATCAACATGTTCCTCGCGCTGGGGTTGGGACTATTCGTGTTCCTCGCCGGGCCGACCCTGTTCCTGCTGGACTTCATTCCCGCCTCGCTAATCAGCTTCTTCACCAACCTGGGCCCGATGCTGGGCGTTTTCTCCTCGGCCGATCAAACCAGTGCCGAGTTCATGTCCAGCTGGACCACCTACTACTGGGCCTGGTGGGTCTCCTGGACCCCGTTTGTCGGCATGTTCATCGCCAAAATCTCCCGCGGGCGCACCCTGCGCGAGTTCGTCACCGTGGTCATCATCATTCCCTCCCTGGTGTGCCTGCTCTGGTTTGGCACCCTGGGCGGCACCTCCATGTGGTTCGAGTCCCAGGGCCTGGAAATGAGCGGCGCCGCCAGCTCAGAAGACCTGCTGTTCCAACTGCTGGCCAAACTGCCACTACCAGTGGTGCTGAGCGTGATCGCCATGGCCTCACTGATGATCTTCTTCATCACCTCAGCCGATTCCGCCTCCATTGTCATGGCCTCCATCGCCGAGAAGGGACGGCCCACACCGTCGCGTCCCACCACGGTGGTGTGGGGGGTCGCCCTGTCAGCCACGGCCATCACCCTGTTCTTGGCCGGCGGAGCGGACGCGCTCAGTGCCCTGCAGGCTTTGGTAACCATTTCCGCCTTGCCGTTCGCTGTCATCCTGATCGGGCTGATGGTGGCGTGGTGGCGAGACCTGTCCACCGACCCGCTCGTCTTGCGCCGGGAGTATGCCACCGTCGCGATTGACGAAGGGATCCGGCGAGGCATCCGCCAGCACGGCGACAACTTCGCCTTCTCGGCGGGTCCGGTGGCCCCCGCCGACGGAGCAGGATCTTGGCTCGATTCCGACGACCCGGCCCTGACGCAGTGGTACGAGGATGCTTTGGTGGCAGCAGACGAAGCAACTGACGACTGGTCGGAAAACCCCGCCCAGTCGGGAAAACCTGAGTCGCAGGAGTAG
- a CDS encoding Bax inhibitor-1/YccA family protein: MSNPVFNRLEGEWAAKPGGPSTTQTAPAQPIYDPAAFAQAQQAYYEPAATAVETGRMTWDDVIVKTALNLGTLLVGAAASWYATVVNPQTGMVLMMVGLVAGLILALVNIFSRTVRPPLILAYSLAQGVALGALSSVTEQILPGVVLQAVVATGVVFAVTLLLFSSGKVRNSPKLTKFTLIALLGIIGSRLLIWVLGLLGVPGMQFGGEGINLLGIPLPILISLFAVVVGAICLIQDFDQARVGVEQGVPAKYAWACAFGIMVTVVWLYVEILNILSYVNSR; encoded by the coding sequence ATGAGCAACCCGGTTTTCAACCGCCTCGAGGGTGAATGGGCTGCCAAGCCAGGCGGTCCTTCGACCACTCAAACCGCGCCCGCGCAGCCGATCTACGATCCGGCTGCATTTGCCCAAGCCCAGCAGGCCTACTACGAACCTGCTGCCACCGCCGTCGAGACCGGACGGATGACTTGGGATGACGTGATCGTCAAGACCGCTTTGAACCTGGGTACCCTGCTGGTCGGCGCCGCCGCCTCCTGGTACGCCACGGTGGTTAACCCGCAGACCGGGATGGTGCTGATGATGGTCGGCCTGGTGGCCGGTCTGATTCTGGCTCTGGTCAACATCTTCTCGCGCACGGTTCGACCCCCGCTGATCCTGGCCTACTCGCTGGCGCAGGGCGTGGCTCTGGGGGCACTGTCCTCCGTGACCGAACAGATCCTGCCCGGAGTGGTGCTGCAGGCCGTGGTGGCCACCGGGGTGGTGTTCGCGGTGACCCTGCTGCTGTTCAGCTCCGGTAAAGTCCGCAACTCACCGAAGCTGACCAAGTTCACCCTGATCGCGCTGCTGGGCATCATCGGCTCCCGCCTGCTGATCTGGGTTCTCGGCCTGCTGGGCGTGCCCGGGATGCAGTTTGGTGGGGAAGGTATCAACCTGCTTGGCATTCCGCTGCCGATCCTGATTAGCCTGTTTGCGGTTGTGGTGGGCGCGATCTGCCTAATTCAGGACTTTGACCAAGCCCGGGTGGGGGTGGAGCAGGGTGTGCCGGCCAAGTACGCCTGGGCCTGCGCCTTCGGCATCATGGTGACGGTGGTCTGGCTGTATGTCGAGATCCTGAACATCCTCAGCTACGTAAACTCGCGCTAA
- a CDS encoding FKBP-type peptidyl-prolyl cis-trans isomerase yields the protein MENVIVTGEYGDKPTLEFTSAVASPDLQVEVLEEGTGLVVQAGDTLVCHYLGQVWNGNHFDNSYDRGAPLTFQVGVGQVIQGWDDGLVGQRVGSRVLLSIPSYLGYGPYGQPAAGIKGGDTLVFVTDIVDAN from the coding sequence ATGGAAAACGTTATCGTCACCGGAGAATATGGCGACAAGCCGACCCTGGAGTTCACCTCCGCGGTTGCCTCCCCCGACCTGCAGGTAGAGGTACTGGAAGAGGGCACGGGCCTGGTAGTTCAGGCCGGGGACACTCTGGTGTGCCACTACCTGGGTCAGGTCTGGAACGGCAACCATTTCGACAATTCCTACGACCGCGGCGCCCCCCTCACCTTCCAGGTGGGCGTGGGCCAGGTCATTCAGGGCTGGGATGACGGACTGGTAGGACAGCGAGTCGGCTCGCGCGTGCTGCTGTCCATCCCCTCGTACCTGGGCTACGGCCCCTACGGTCAGCCCGCTGCCGGGATCAAGGGTGGGGACACCCTGGTCTTTGTGACGGACATCGTCGACGCCAACTAG
- the msrA gene encoding peptide-methionine (S)-S-oxide reductase MsrA: MPELHPVLHTPVDYLPQPGEAVIYLAAGCFWGVERIFWQTPGVVATTVGYTGGHTSNPSYVQVCTGTTGHAETVRVVYDRSQITDGKILSIFWENHDPTQGNRQGNDVGTQYRSAVWTTDREQDEAAHQIREAYQQRLTAAGFGAITTTIEPFGPEQVFWPAEDYHQAYLWKNPNGYCNHGFNGVGCPVGLGA; encoded by the coding sequence ATGCCCGAACTTCATCCCGTCTTGCACACTCCGGTGGACTACCTGCCCCAGCCGGGCGAGGCGGTCATCTACCTGGCAGCCGGCTGCTTTTGGGGGGTTGAGCGCATCTTCTGGCAAACCCCGGGCGTGGTCGCCACCACCGTCGGCTACACCGGCGGACACACTAGCAATCCCAGCTACGTGCAGGTCTGCACCGGGACCACCGGTCACGCCGAGACCGTCCGGGTGGTCTACGACCGGTCGCAAATTACCGACGGGAAGATCCTCTCCATCTTCTGGGAGAATCACGACCCGACGCAGGGAAACCGTCAGGGCAACGACGTGGGCACGCAGTATCGCAGCGCCGTTTGGACCACTGACCGGGAGCAGGACGAGGCGGCCCACCAGATCCGGGAGGCCTACCAGCAGCGGTTGACCGCCGCCGGGTTTGGCGCCATCACCACCACCATTGAGCCTTTCGGACCCGAGCAGGTATTTTGGCCCGCCGAGGACTACCACCAGGCCTACCTGTGGAAAAACCCGAACGGATACTGCAACCACGGATTTAACGGCGTCGGCTGCCCGGTCGGTCTGGGGGCATAG
- a CDS encoding AI-2E family transporter translates to MSTQGNAHVPGPPPVSRALRVAAAWSWRLLVVIGLVAVILWILNPVRTAVISMLIALLLAVLLNPLVNWLQRRLKMGKTGAAVVGFLVGVLLILGIFSLVANQLISNSRSLVNQTLEGINEFLLWLNDTALGAENTGVSDLLDDFQTQLMSFLRDHSSTIASEALSIASSAAGLVASAIVVVFALFFLLKDGRSMWIWFVRTLPESAREQTHEAGIRGWVTLSSYVRTQVQVAAIDAIGIGLGAFFLGIPLAIPITVLVFFFSFIPIVGAFISGGIAVFIGLVNNGLTTAVIMLVVVLAVQQIEGNLLQPLLMSHAVSLHPLAVVLVVTIGSLVAGIPGALFAVPLLAFINSVVLYLHDHDPMPSLATDIDRPGGAPGTLAQQIENSYRSGTSTVKVLRRKSESESAESESAGSESAG, encoded by the coding sequence ATGTCCACACAAGGCAACGCGCATGTCCCAGGCCCGCCGCCGGTGAGCCGCGCTCTGCGCGTAGCTGCGGCCTGGTCGTGGCGTCTGCTGGTGGTGATTGGCCTGGTGGCGGTGATCCTGTGGATTTTGAATCCAGTTCGGACCGCCGTCATCTCCATGCTGATCGCGCTGCTGCTGGCAGTCCTGCTGAACCCGCTGGTCAACTGGCTTCAACGCCGCCTCAAAATGGGGAAGACCGGCGCGGCGGTGGTGGGCTTCCTAGTGGGGGTGCTGCTGATCCTGGGCATCTTCTCGCTGGTGGCGAATCAGCTGATTTCCAACAGTCGTTCGCTGGTGAACCAGACGCTGGAAGGGATCAACGAATTCCTGCTCTGGCTGAATGACACTGCGCTTGGGGCCGAAAACACGGGGGTTTCCGACCTCCTGGATGACTTCCAGACCCAGTTGATGAGCTTCCTGCGTGACCACAGTTCCACGATCGCTTCCGAGGCGCTGTCAATCGCCTCGTCCGCTGCCGGGCTCGTTGCCAGCGCGATCGTGGTTGTGTTCGCGCTCTTCTTCCTGCTCAAAGACGGCCGATCCATGTGGATCTGGTTTGTGCGCACCCTGCCCGAGTCGGCGCGGGAACAGACGCACGAGGCGGGAATCCGCGGTTGGGTAACGCTGAGCTCCTACGTCCGTACGCAGGTGCAGGTGGCAGCCATTGATGCGATCGGGATCGGCTTGGGTGCGTTCTTCCTGGGGATCCCGCTGGCCATTCCGATCACCGTGCTGGTCTTCTTCTTCTCCTTCATCCCCATTGTCGGCGCGTTCATTTCCGGCGGGATCGCGGTCTTCATTGGCCTGGTCAACAACGGGCTCACCACCGCCGTCATTATGCTGGTGGTCGTCCTGGCGGTGCAGCAGATTGAAGGAAACCTGCTGCAGCCGCTGCTGATGAGCCACGCGGTTTCGCTGCACCCGCTGGCGGTGGTGCTGGTGGTGACCATCGGCTCGCTGGTGGCCGGGATTCCGGGCGCGCTGTTCGCGGTGCCGCTGCTGGCCTTCATCAACTCGGTGGTGCTCTACCTGCACGATCACGATCCGATGCCAAGCCTGGCCACAGACATAGATCGGCCGGGGGGAGCGCCCGGGACGCTGGCCCAGCAAATTGAGAACTCGTACCGCTCCGGCACTTCGACGGTCAAGGTTTTGCGGCGCAAGTCCGAGTCGGAAAGCGCCGAGTCGGAAAGCGCCGGGTCGGAAAGCGCTGGGTAG
- the greA gene encoding transcription elongation factor GreA — protein MSEAKWLTQAQYDAIKNELQDRVERRRPEIARLIEAARQEGDLKENGGYQAAREEQSMNETRIIQLEEILKNSEVGETPADDGVVEPGMVVTAKIMGKEEKFLLGSRNAGGDLGITVYSPEAPLGKALLGASRGDTVSYEAPNGKEIVVEILEVIPYQA, from the coding sequence GTGTCGGAAGCAAAGTGGCTCACTCAAGCCCAATACGACGCTATTAAGAACGAACTTCAGGACCGCGTGGAACGCCGGCGCCCGGAGATTGCCCGCCTGATCGAGGCAGCCCGCCAAGAAGGCGACTTGAAGGAGAACGGCGGCTACCAGGCTGCCCGCGAAGAGCAGTCCATGAACGAAACGCGGATCATCCAGCTGGAAGAGATCCTCAAGAACTCCGAGGTGGGTGAAACCCCCGCGGACGACGGCGTCGTTGAACCCGGCATGGTGGTCACCGCCAAGATTATGGGCAAAGAAGAGAAGTTCCTGCTCGGCTCGCGCAATGCCGGTGGCGACCTTGGGATCACCGTTTACTCACCGGAGGCCCCCCTCGGAAAGGCGCTGCTCGGCGCCTCACGCGGTGACACCGTCTCTTACGAGGCTCCCAACGGCAAGGAAATCGTCGTTGAGATTCTCGAGGTGATCCCCTACCAGGCGTAG
- the trhA gene encoding PAQR family membrane homeostasis protein TrhA, producing MPVASLKPVEWIPGQPVSQKPRLRGWIHLVAAPLSTAASIVLLILAPTTATKWASAVYLASSLILFGVSAMYHLFYWTPPLQAFWRRLDHSNIFLLIAGTYTPITVALLEGTQRVVLLSIVWVGAALGILINLTWPSAPRWLSTLIYVVLGWTAIWFLPSFWTIGGPAIVILIIVGGVLYTIGAVVYALKRPDPWPHWFGFHEIFHLFTVLAWACQCVAAYLAIL from the coding sequence ATGCCAGTTGCATCGCTCAAACCGGTCGAATGGATTCCGGGTCAGCCGGTGAGCCAAAAGCCGCGCCTACGCGGTTGGATTCACCTGGTGGCAGCCCCGCTGTCAACAGCTGCCTCCATCGTCCTGTTGATCCTGGCACCCACCACCGCCACCAAGTGGGCCAGTGCAGTCTACCTGGCGTCGTCGCTGATCCTGTTCGGCGTCTCCGCCATGTACCACCTGTTCTACTGGACGCCTCCCCTGCAAGCTTTTTGGCGCCGCCTCGACCACTCCAATATTTTCCTGCTGATTGCCGGAACCTACACCCCCATCACGGTGGCGCTGCTTGAGGGAACTCAGCGCGTCGTCCTCCTTTCAATCGTTTGGGTGGGGGCCGCCCTCGGGATCCTGATCAACCTGACCTGGCCCAGCGCTCCCCGCTGGCTCTCCACCCTGATCTACGTCGTGCTCGGCTGGACGGCCATCTGGTTCCTCCCCTCTTTTTGGACCATCGGCGGGCCAGCTATCGTCATCCTGATCATTGTCGGCGGGGTCCTCTACACGATCGGCGCGGTGGTCTACGCTCTGAAGCGTCCGGACCCATGGCCGCACTGGTTTGGGTTTCACGAGATTTTCCACCTGTTCACGGTGCTAGCGTGGGCCTGCCAGTGCGTCGCTGCCTACCTGGCAATTCTGTAG
- a CDS encoding isoprenyl transferase, protein MAVNLLYGVYERRLQRALRYAPIPRHIAVILDGNRRWARAVGSAPSVGHKAGADRIGEFLEWSEELGVEVVTLWMLSTDNLMRDEDELQQLLEIIIGSVQSLARRQRWRLSLVGDLDLLPADAAERLRQAVSTTEFLDTMQVNIAVSYGGRRELVDAVRELLVEAEADGKTLGQVAGELSDEDITAHLYTRGQPDPDLVIRTSGEQRLSGFMMWQAAHSEFYFCEAYWPDFRRVDFLRALRAYSQRERRRGR, encoded by the coding sequence GTGGCGGTTAATCTTCTGTACGGGGTGTATGAGCGCCGACTCCAACGGGCCCTGCGCTACGCTCCGATCCCCAGACACATCGCGGTGATCCTCGATGGGAACCGGCGCTGGGCGCGGGCGGTTGGCTCGGCCCCCAGTGTGGGGCACAAGGCCGGTGCCGACAGGATCGGCGAGTTCCTGGAGTGGAGCGAAGAACTTGGGGTGGAGGTTGTCACCCTGTGGATGCTGTCGACGGACAACCTGATGCGGGACGAGGACGAACTGCAGCAACTGTTGGAAATCATCATTGGCAGCGTGCAGTCGTTGGCGCGGCGCCAGCGCTGGCGGCTCAGCCTGGTCGGCGATCTGGATCTGCTGCCCGCCGACGCGGCTGAGCGGCTCCGCCAAGCCGTTTCCACCACCGAGTTTCTGGACACCATGCAGGTGAACATCGCGGTTAGCTACGGGGGGCGGCGCGAGTTGGTGGATGCGGTGCGGGAACTGCTGGTCGAGGCGGAGGCGGACGGGAAAACTCTGGGACAGGTGGCAGGCGAGCTCAGCGATGAGGACATCACCGCACACCTGTACACGCGAGGTCAGCCCGACCCGGACCTGGTAATCAGGACTTCGGGTGAGCAGCGCCTGTCCGGGTTCATGATGTGGCAGGCGGCCCACTCGGAATTCTACTTCTGCGAGGCGTACTGGCCCGACTTTCGCCGGGTCGACTTCCTGCGGGCGCTGCGCGCCTACTCGC